The following proteins come from a genomic window of Populus alba chromosome 12, ASM523922v2, whole genome shotgun sequence:
- the LOC118044842 gene encoding uncharacterized protein, translating into MVEQPQCASVYEEPALINEQPPTRIDTTHLIRDPSNRPQIWEYPVNQQDEIRRAYINLEPYQPLMSEYPLTGKKHPRRFQSHWFKNYPWLEYSEKNTAFCFPCYLFSSKSSGKPGSDTFTVKGFNCWKKVNDGERCAFLTHMGKSPNSAHRFATRCLENLKNQSCHIEKVVQRQTTQEILNNRLRIKASIDIVRWLTFQACAFRGHDERPESKNRGNFLEMLELLASYNEQVGALVLDNAPQNAKYTSHQIQKEILHVFARNVQSSIRHEIGDARFCLIVDEARDESKREQMALVIRFVDRSGFIRERFLDIVHVKDTTASTLKKEISFVLSHHNLDVQNIRGQGYDGASNMRGEWNGLQALFINDCPYAYYVHCLAHQLQLALIAAAREISDVHTFFQNLIFLINIVSASCKRNDELRAFQAATIEHLVDIGEIETGKGVNQVGGLQRPGDSRWSSHFKSICSLIKIYGATCLVLENISLDGSTYSQRGDAAFSFKLLMSFDFAFILHIMKNVMGITDVLCQALQQKSQDILNAMHLVTTTKTLIQKLRDDGWETLLEEVTSFCKHQDIEVPDMDACFSSVGRSRRKTESITVEHHYRVDIFTAIVDQQLQELNNRFNEQAIELLKLSTALDPKNNYKLFSVEDICLLVDKFYPEDFSDQEKTHLRFQLQHYELDQLLNELFQR; encoded by the exons ATGGTTGAACAACCCCAATGTGCTTCAGTTTATGAAGAACCTGCATTGATTAATGAGCAGCCTCCAACTAGAATTGACACTACTCATCTGATTAGAGATCCAAGCAATCGTCCTCAAATTTGGGAATACCCGGttaatcaacaagatgaaattagaagGGCATACATTAATTTGGAGCCATATCAACCTTTGATGTCTGAATATCCGCTAACTGGTAAGAAACATCCTCGTCGATTTCAATCTCATTGGTTCAAAAATTATCCATGGCTTGAATATTCAGAGAAAAATACTGCATTTTGTTTCCCTTGCTATCTATTTTCAAGTAAGTCATCTGGAAAGCCAGGATCAGACACATTTACTGTTAAAGGATTCAATTGTTGGAAGAAAGTTAATGATGGGGAACGATGTGCTTTTTTAACTCATATGGGAAAAAGTCCGAATTCAGCTCATAGATTTGCTACCAGGTGcttggaaaatttaaaaaatcagtcATGTCATATTGAGAAGGTAGTTCAGAGGCAAACTACTcaagaaattctaaataatcGATTGCGTATTAAAGCTTCAATAGATATTGTTCGTTGGCTCACATTTCAAGCATGTGCTTTTAGAGGACATGATGAACGTCCAGAATCAAAAAACCGaggtaattttcttgaaatgttgGAACTTTTAGCATCATACAATGAACAAGTAGGTGCTCTTGTTTTGGATAATGCTCCACAAAATGCTAAATACACCTCgcatcaaattcaaaaagaaattttgcatgtctttgcTAGAAATGTTCAGTCTTCAATTCGTCATGAGATTGGTGATgcaagattttgtttaattgttgaTGAAGCTCGAGATGAATCCAAAAGAGAGCAAATGGCCCTTGTTATAAGGTTTGTTGATAGAAGTGGATTTATACGAGAACGATTTTTAGATATAGTTCATGTCAAAGATACAACTGCTTCAACTCTTAAGAAAgagatttcctttgttttatctCATCACAATCTTGATGTTCAAAATATTAGGGGCCAAGGGTATGATGGTGCTAGTAATATGCGTGGAGAGTGGAATGGATTGCAAGCTTTATTCATTAATGATTGCCCTtatgcatattatgtacattgcTTAGCTCATCAATTACAATTGGCTCTTATTGCTGCAGCTAGAGAAATATCCGATGTTCACACTTTCTTTCAgaacttgatttttcttattaacatTGTTAGTGCTTCTTGCAAGCGTAATGATGAATTACGGGCTTTTCAAGCAGCTACAATTGAACATTTAGTTGATATTGGTGAGATTGAAACGGGTAAAGGAGTTAATCAAGTAGGTGGTTTGCAACGACCTGGAGATAGCAGATGGAGTTCGCACTTCAAATCAATTTgcagtttgataaaaatatatggggCAACTTGCTTGGTTCTTGAAAACATCTCTTTAGATGGATCTACTTATTCTCAACGTGGTGATGCGGCCTTTTCATTTAAGTTGctaatgtcatttgattttgcattcaTCTTGCATATAATGAAAAATGTTATGGGAATTACTGATGTGCTTTGCCAAGCTTTGCAACAGAAATCTCAAGACATTTTAAATGCTATGCATTTGGTGACTACCACAAAGACTTTAATTCAGAAGTTAAGAGATGATGGCTGGGAAACTCTTTTAGAAGAAGTGACATCATTTTGTAAGCATCAAGACATTGAAGTTCCTGATATGGATGCTTGTTTTTCTAGTGTGGGACGATCTCGCCGTAAAACAGAATCAATAACAGTTGAGCATCACTATCGAGTTGATATATTTACAGCTATTGTTGATCAACAGTTGCAAGAGCTAAATAATAGATTCAATGAGCAGGCGATCGAGCTTCTTAAGTTGAGCACAGCTTTAGatcctaaaaataattataaattattcagtGTTGAAGATATATGCTTACTTGTTGACAAGTTCTATCCTGAAGACTTTTCTGACCAAGAAAAAACTCATTTGAGATTTCAGTTGCAGCATTATGAGCTTGAT CAATTACTGAACGAGCTTTTTCAGCGatga
- the LOC118044684 gene encoding gamma carbonic anhydrase-like 2, mitochondrial, which produces MATTLARIARKSLTTTTAFSLNRHFGTEAAAAATASKKSITPSADRVKWDYRGQRQIIPLGQWLPKVAVDAYVAPNVVLAGQVTVYDGASVWNGAVLRGDLNKITVGFCSNVQERCVVHAAWNSPTGLPAETSIERYVTIGAYSLLRSCTIEPECIIGQHSILMEGSLVETHSILEAGSVVPPGRRIPTGELWAGNPARFVRTLTHEETLEIPKLAVAINDLSKTHFFEFLPYSTVYLEVEKLKKKLEIKV; this is translated from the exons atggcaacaaCCCTAGCAAGAATAGCCCGAAAATCCCTAACCACCACCACCGCTTTCTCACTTAACCGTCACTTCGGGACGGAGGCTGCGGCGGCCGCGACAGCGTCGAAAAAATCGATAACGCCATCAGCAGATCGGGTGAAATGGGACTATCGAGGGCAGAGACAAATAATTCCGTTAGGTCAATGGCTGCCAAAAGTAGCTGTGGATGCATACGTGGCACCAAATGTGGTACTCGCGGGTCAAGTTACTGTGTATGATGGAGCATCCGTTTGGAATGGAGCCGTCCTACGTGGCGATCTTAATAAGATCACCGTCGGTTTTTGCTCTAATGTTCAAGAACGGTGTGTCGTTCATGCTGCCTGGAACTCTCCTACAG GACTGCCAGCAGAGACATCCATTGAAAGGTACGTTACTATTGGTGCTTACAGTCTTTTGCGGTCCTGCACCATTGAGCCAGAATGCATCATTGGGCAGCATTCTATCCTCATGGAAGGATCTTTGGTGGAGACGCACTCTATCCTTGAAGCTGGGTCTGTGGTTCCCCCAGGAAGAAGAATTCCAACCGGTGAACTTTGGGCTGGAAATCCAGCAAGGTTTGTCAGGACTCTGACCCACGAAGAAACTTTAGAAATCCCTAAACTCGCTGTTGCAATCAATGATCTCAGCAAAACCCATTTCTTCGAGTTTCTTCCCTACTCCACAGTATATTTAGAGGTTGAGAAGTTGAAGAAGAAGTTGGAGATTAAAGTTTGA
- the LOC118044843 gene encoding transcription factor CAULIFLOWER translates to MMERTVARYRSEAGLSGPNGSHTRSLEFWRCEIEELQKTVNEMEAQLRHCIGEDIEMLGMKELKQLERQLKTGVERVRAKKLRIAAEHVNWLKGKQRSIQEENARLKKRLHELHDGNISSRIWEPNARKAIQLRTIDDGSHH, encoded by the exons AT GATGGAAAGGACCGTCGCTAGGTACCGGAGTGAAGCCGGCCTGTCTGGACCAAATGGCTCACACACTAGATCCTTGGAG TTTTGGAGATGTGAGATTGAAGAGTTGCAGAAAACTGTAAATGAAATGGAGGCACAGCTTAG GCACTGTATAGGAGAAGATATAGAAATGTTGGGGATGAAAGAGTTGAAGCAGCTAGAACGACAATTAAAGACAGGAGTTGAACGTGTCCGCGCTAAGAAG TTACGCATCGCCGCAGAGCACGTCAACTGGCTGAAAGGAAAG CAAAGATCTATTCAAGAGGAGAATGCTCGTCTTAAGAAGAGA CTGCATGAGCTGCATGATGGCAACATAAGCTCGAGGATTTGGGAACCAAATGCTCGTAAAGCGATCCAGCTGAG GACGATTGATGATGGATCTCACCATTAA